The stretch of DNA CGCTCGAACAGCAAGTCGTACTTGATCGGACAAACGTGGCTCATGTAGAGCGCATAACAGACGATCGCGCCGACGCCGCTACCACGAGCCGTGGCCGGAATATTCTGCTTCCGGGCTTCGACCACAAAGTCCCACACGATCAAGAAGTAGTTGGGGAAGCCCAACCGGCTGATCACCCCCAACTCGCGATCAAGTCGCGTCATGACGACTTCCGACAGCTCGCCGCCGGGACACATCTCTTCGTTCCCGTCGTACCGCTCTTTCAGCCCCTGAATGCAAAGCTCGCGCAGGTACTCGTCCGCCGTTTTCTCCGGCGGAAGGTCGAACGTCGGGAAGTACCGCTTGCCCAGTTCCAGGTCGATGTCGACCGTGTCGGCGATCTCTTGGCTGCGCGAGACGGCGTGTTCGAGACCCGGAAAGTCGGCGTACATCTGATCTTGCGAACGGAGGAAGAACTGATCGTTTTCCATCCGCATGCGATTGGTGTCGGTCCGGAAACGACCAGTATTGATGCAGAGCATCACGTCTTGCGCTTCGGCGTCTTCTTGATCGACATAGTGCGTGTCGCTGGTCGCCACCAGCGGCACGCCCACCTTGTTGGCGATTTCGACCGCGCCTTCCAATTGCATCCGCTGGATGTCGAGACCATTGTTCATGATCTCGATGAAGTAGCGATCGCCGAACACCTTCTCGAACCAAGAGCAGATGTTGGCGCCTTCCTTCATCAAGTCTTCGGTCGACGTGCCGCGGAGGATCGCTTTCGAGAATTCGCTGCTGACGCAACCGCTGAGACAGATGATACCTTCGCTATGCTTCTCCAGAATCTCTTTGTCGATCCGAGGCTTGAAGTAGAACCCTTCCAGGTAGGCGGCCGACGAGAGTTTGACCAGGTTGCGAAAGCCGGTCTTGTTTTGCGCGAGCAGCGTCAGGTGATAGTTCGAGTCGCGCTGGCTGCCTGACTTTTCAAACCGGCTGCCAGGGGCGATGTACGCTTCGTAACCGATGATCGGATTGATGTCGTTCGACTTGCACTCGCGATAGAACTGCAGCGCGCCATGCAGGTTGCCGTGGTCGGTGATCGCCAGCGAGTTCATCCCATGGCTCTTCGCTCGATTGACCAGTCGCGGAATCGATCCAGCTCCATCGAGCAAGCTGTAGTGCGAATGGCAATGCAGATGGACGAAGCGGCGATCATCGCTCATCAGATCCTCCCAGGCGAAAAGAGCAGCGTTCCTTCAGGGCGGCGAAAGCGTCGCCGCGGTAGACAGCCCTGATTCTACCGTGACCGGGTCGCGATGATAACCGGCAACCTTTTTTTGCGGATCTTCGTGAGGGACATTTTCCGTTTCCCAGCTTGCCCAGCCCGCATCTTGGGTTTCAATAGAGAGGTCCCCCGTTTTCAACCCGCGGAGTTTTCACTGGTGTTACGTATTTTCTCGCTTGTTTGCCTGGCGTCGTTGGCCCTGACCCCCTCGCTTGTCATGTCGGCTGAATCCCAAAATTCGCTCGGCGTCATGTCGTTCAACATTCGGTATGGCGCCGCCAATGATGGCGAAAACCGTTGGGACCTGCGCAAGCCGCTGGTGGTCAATACGATCAAGCGATACGACCCCGACCTGCTGGGGACGCAAGAGTGCCTGCCGTTTCAGGAAGCGTACCTGCGTGAAAACCTGCCGCAGTACGATTGCTACGCCGTCAGTCGCGAAGGTAAGGGGACCAAGGGAGAAGAGTGTGCGATTTTTTATCGCAAGTCGCGGTTTGAGCGGCTCGATCAGGGGAGCGTCGCGCTGAGCGAAACGCCGCAGAAGATCGGTTCGGTCAGCTGGGACTCGTCGCTACCGCGTATCGCCTCGTGGGTGAAGCTGCGCGACAAGCAGTCAGGCCGCACGTTCACGTATTGGAACGCCCACTTCGATCATCGCGGCGCCACGGCCCGCACCGAATCAGCCAAGCTGCTGGTCGCGTTAATGAAAGCCGCCGACGACAGCGGCCCGGTCATCTTGACGGGCGACTTCAACGCCGACGCCGGCTCGCCGCCCCACAAGGCGCTTAGCGGCTATTTGAAAGACGCCTGGGACGCGGCCAACTGGAAAGGCTCGGCCTGGACGTTCAACGGCTGGAGTGATCGCGACAGCGGCGCCCGGATCGACTGGATCTTCCACTCCCCCAGCTTCACCGCGTCCGACACGACGATCGACCGCTGGAAAAGCGACTCCGGCCGTTACCCGTCCGATCACTGCCCAGTCACGACGACCCTGACGTTTGGGGAAAAGTAGTCGATTGTTGGGCAGCAATTAGCTCAAGACACGTGTGCCACTGCTGGCTTGTCCAGCAGTGCGTAGCGGGTACCAGGTATCTATTGCTGGGCAAGCCAGCAGTGGCACACGCCAGAAGAGCCCCGCGACTACACTTACGCACACCACAACGGGTGAGGCCCATCCAATAGCTGCGGCGGCTCCGGCGCTGCCGAGCGAATCGATTGTTCCATCTCGGCAACCGATTCCGCTCCTTCATGAAAGCCGAGTTGAATCTCGAAATTCACCTCGCCGCCCGGCGGCAGTTTCACCACCCGATCTTGCTTCCCTTCAAACGAACGCGGGTTCGGGAAGTTGGTCGCCGGCTCGAGTCCCGTGACATAGCCATCCGCCTCGGCCGCCGTGTTTTTCCAGAGCGAGAAGCAGGGGAGATTCGTGGCGTCGTACGATACCGAGACGCCCCGATCGCCGCTGGCGCTTTTCAGCATCGTCCGCGTCAGGCCATCGCTCCCGGCGGCGTTCTCGCAGAAGTAGACCATCTCTTCAAAGCCAGCCTGCGGGCCGCGATAACGATCCCAACTGGCGATCTCGCCCGCCGAGTGATCATTTCGCGGCACGATCTTCTTGGCCGGCAACACCGCGGTCGCTCCTTCGGCCAGCAGCGGCGCGCCCAGGTTGATGTGATACAACAACTGCGCTTCGCAGGACTGCGCCGACAGATTGGTGATCGTGTCGGTCAGGCAAAACCCTTTCTCACCGCGCCCAATCCGATACTCAACCGTTAGCTTGACGTTGTAGGCCAAGACGCGGGTCTCGTAGACTTCGCCCCGAATGACGATCTCGCCATCGTCGGTGATCTCGGCGGTCACCTTTTGCGCCGGCTTGTTGGCGATGCGGCCATGCAGCGGGTAAAGCAGCTGATGCGTTTGCGGATCGAACTCCGGCGCACCGTTGCTTTGCAAACCGCAGCGGACCAGCAGTTCGTTAAAGCCTTCGAGCCAACCGATGCCGCTTGGTTCGGCAATCGGCACCAGGCCGGGATGAACCGGCGAAGTGACCGGCGAGTTCCAACCGATCCGCACGCCGTCGCAGTGTGCGTCCCAAACGCCCATGCCGCGGGTCGGCAAGATCCGCATGCGAAAGTGGCCGCTGGTCACTTCAACGACGTCGACCCCTTGAGACATGCCGCCGAGCATCGTCCACTTCCGAATCGACACGTCGCCGAACGGCTCGCGCGCCAGCGTCGCGACTTCCCCTTCCGGCGTCTCCAAAGCAAGGTTGTTCTCGGCGTCCAACAACGTCCAAAACATGCTCGTCATCCCGGGCCCCCAAACTGTTTAGTGTGTTCAAGACAATTTTTTGGCGCTTTTCGACACCGCGATCACGCTACTGCGCTAAAGACAACCATTCCAGCATTGTCCCGGCGTTAAGGGAAGCCCGTTTACTTGCGATGGCCAAAAAACCTGCTAAAACAGGCGTTTCGCGAGAGATCTAGATTACGCCCTGGGGGCGTAAAGCGAGCCGCGAGTCGCTGTCGGCGACGACAAATTTTTTGATTGTTTCCGACATCCGCCATCGCCCCGCAAGTCGCTCCATCTTACACAGAGAGACAAGAACGCGATGATCGAAAACGTGGTGAAAGGGGACAGCGTCGCCCCGATTCTCGATCGTGCTTTGGATGCCGGCGAAGGTCTGTTGCGGCTCTCGCCGAACTGGGTCCCCCGCAGCTTCTTGCATCCCGGCAAGCGCATCAAACTGCATCCAGATGATTGGTACGCCTATGGCGCCGAGCGCGGCGGTATCGACGAACGTTGGTTCGCCAGCACCACCGATGCCGCCAACGAGGGGCGGGTCTGGTACGAAGGACAAAGCTTCGCGCTGTTTGAAGGTCAGCACTTCCTGCTGAAAGAGGCGGTTGCCGAGCTGGGCGATCGCTTGATCGGCAAAGAGATGTTCAGCAAGTACAACCGCTGGCCGATCTACTCGAAGTTCTTCGACAACATGGGGCCGATCCCGCACCACTTCCATCAAAGTCACAAAGACGCCGCGCTCGTCGGTCAGGAAGGAAAGCCCGAAAGTTACTACTTCCCGCCGCAGTTGAACAATGTCGACAACAACTTCGCCTACACCTTCATGGGTTTGACGCCCGACACGACGAAGTCGCAGCTCCGCAAGTGTCTCGAAGATTGGAACAAGGGGGACAACGGCATCCTCTACCTTTCGCAAGCCCATCGCCTGAAGCGGGGGACCGGCTGGTTGATTCCGCCTGGCGTGCTGCACGCCCCCGGCTCGCTTTGCACCTACGAACCGCAATGGGGCAGCGACGTCTTCGGGATGTTCCAGTCGCTTGTCGAAGGGCGCGAGGTCCCCTGGTCGCTGCTGGTCAAAGATATGCCGGAAGAGAAGCACCAGGACCTCGACTTCATCATGGGCCAGCTCGACTGGGAAAAGAACGTCGACCCCAACTTCAAGGCCAACAACTATCTAGAGCCGATCATTGACGAGTCGCGCAGCGGCCAAGGCTACACCGATCGCTGGGTCGTGTACGGCACGGTCGATGGCGAGCAACTCTTCAGCTCGAAAGAACTGACGGTCGAGCCTGGCGCCAAGTGCACGCTTCAGGACCCCGGCGCCAGCGGCTGGATCACCGTCCAAGGGAGCGGCCGCATGGGTAAGCTGAAGCTGCAGACCCCGGCCATGATTCGCTTTGGCGCCGAGACCGAGGACGAAGTCTTCATCTCGCACGAAGCGGCGAACGCTGGCGTCGAAATCGAAAACACCGGCAGCGAGCCGCTGGTCGGGCTCCGTTACTTCGGGCCGCACGTCCATGACAACCTGCCGGCCGTTGGCGACTTCCGCAAGTCGTAAGACCGCCTGATCTACCGAGCCCCAGAGCCACGTTCGCTCGGGGCTTTTTTGTCGCTTTGCGACGCCCACCCCATCACTCGATCACTACCGTTTCTGCAAGGGATGAAAAATGAGCGACGCTACCCACGCAATGCCGAAGCTTCATAACGCGATGTGGCCTGGCCTGGTCGGCAAAGAAGAAGGGTCTGACCATCCGCCGATCAGTCTGGACCGGATGCTCGAGCTGACCGCCGCCGCCGAAGTGAACGGCCAGAAGTTTGAAGGGATCGACTGCTTCCTGTTTCATCCGCACACCGACCCTGACGCCTCGGAAGACGAACTGAAGGCGCTGGCCGACAAGGTCGCTTCGCACGGCCTGAAGATCGGCTCGCTGGTCGCCCCGGTCTGGCCCGGCACCGTCGGCGCTTCGGCGATGGGCAGCACCGAAGATACCGAGAAGTTCAAACTGGCGATCGAAAAGGCGTGCCGCATCGCCAAGATCTTCAATGATCATGGCGTCCGCGAGTATGGCGTGATCCGGATCGACTCGGCGACCGGTACCGAGACCTGGTTTGAAGACCCGGCCGGCAGCACCGCCAAGATCGCCGCCACCTTCCAAGAAGCAGGCAAAATCGCCGCCGGCTATGGCGAGCGCCTGGCTGCCGAAGGCGAAATCTGCTGGGCCGGCATGCACTCGTGGCGCGATGTGTTGAACCTGCTCGAAGCGGTCGACATGCCGCAAACAGTTGGGTTCCAAGCCGACCTGGCCCACACGTATCTCTACCTGATGGGTTACAACGCCCCGGAACACGCCCTGCTGAAAGATGGCTATAGCGAAGAAGAATTCTACGCCGCCTACAAGACCATGACCGACGCGTTGCGGCCGTGGACGATCGACTTCCACGTCGCCCAAAACGACGGCACCGTCCACGGCACCGGCGCCCACGACAAGACAGGCCGCCACTGCCCCGCCGACGACCCCAACGGCAAACTCGACATCACCAAGTGCTCCGGCTACTGGCTCGAAGGCGCCAAAGACCGCGGCATCAAGCACATCTGCTGGGACGGCTGCATGTTCCCCAATGAAATGCTGGAGCAAAGCGGGACGTGGAATACGATCTTGGATGCGATGGTGAAGGTGCGGGGGGCCCATGGTTGGGCGTAAATGACGAATGTCTAATTCCATCCTAGAGATCCACGCCCTTTGGGCGTGGTCAGAGTTCAACGGCTCTGCCAGTTGAACGGTCACAAAAAAACGGTTTACTCCCAACATTGGCTGTCGTCGCAGCTTTTGAAAGGAGTAAACCGATGTCACGATTTCGCAGATTATCACATGCCATTTGGCACTGCCAGTATCACTTAGTTTGGGTTCCCAAGTATCGCTACCGAATTCTGAGCGGTCCGATCAGTCATGAAGTGGAACTTTGCATTCGGGCGTTTTCGGAACGGCTCGGAGCGGAGATCGTCGAGTTGAATATTCAGCCCGACCACGTCCACCTGTTGGCGATGGTGCCGCCTAAAGTTTCGATTTCGGAGTTCATGGGAACGTTAAAAGGTCGAACTGCCATCCGCGTTTTGAACAAGTTCCGGCATTTGAAGCAAAAACCCTATTGGGGTAATCACTTCTGGGCTCGAGGCTACTGTGTCGACACGGTTGGTTTGGACGCGGAGAAAATCCGCAAGTATGTGAAGTACCAAGAGGCCCAGGAAAAACGTAAGTAACGGAAAGCCATTCGACGGCAGCCATCAAAAGTCCTTGCCTCCTCAGGGGGCAAGGCATTTCATGCCCCTCTGGGGCTTATCCTGAAAGCCACCGGCTCCGCCGGTGGATGCTTTACTGTCTAATGAATGACGAAGGCGTCCCATCGAAGCGATCGTTCGATCTAGAAGAACGAACGGCGCGGTTTGGCAAGGCGGCGATTCGATTTCTTCGCACGATTCCGGAAAACTCGGTTACACGACCACTCATTCAACAGGCAGTTCGATCCGCCACCAGCGTCGGCGCAAACTACTGCGAAGCGGACGACGCTGGCTCAAAGAAGGAATTCAAATATCGCATCAGCATGTGCAAACGAGAAACTCGGGAAACGAAGCACTGGCTTCGCATGCTCGCGACGGCAGATCCCGAAAGAAAAGAGGAATGTCGCAAGATTTGGCAAGAGGCCAAAGAACTTCACCTGATATTCGCGACGATTTTCCGCAACTGCTAACCTCCGAATTCGAGCTTCGGATTTCATTAGAAATTTCGCAGCATCTACGCCAATTCAACACCCCTTTTCCGAAAGGTAATCAATACATGTCAAAAAAGCCCCTCAACATCGGCCTCGTCGGCTACGGCTTCATGGGCCGTACTCACACCAATGGTTACAAGCGCGTCGCTGACTTCTTTCCCGAACTCGGCATCACCCCGGTCCTTAAGGCTGTCTGCGGCCGTAGCGAAGACAAGACCAAGGCCTTCTCCGAGCAGTGGGGTTATGAGTCGTACGAGACCGACTTTGAAAAGCTGATTGCTCGTGATGATATTGACGCGATCGATATCTGCACGCCGAATGATACGCATGCTCCGATCTCGATTGCCGCCGCCAAGGCAGGCAAGATGATTTTGTGCGAGAAACCGATTTCGCGGACCACGCCCGAAGGGGAGGAGATGGTCGCCGCGGTCGAGCAGGCCGGCGTCGCCAATACCGTCTGGTACAACTATCGCCGTTTGCCGGCGGTCACCTTGGCCAAGCAGATTATCGATAGCGGCAAGCTCGGCAAGATCTTCCACTATCGCGCCAACTTCCTGCAAGACTGGACGATCAACGCCGATCTTCCCCAAGGCGGAGCAGGTCTATGGCGTTTGGACGCCGCTGCGGCGGGTTCTGGCGTCACCGGCGACTTGCTCGCTCACTGCATCGATACGGCGATCTGGCTCAACGGCGGCATCAGCGACGTCACTGCGATGACCGAGACCTTCATCAAAGAGCGGATGCACACCGGCACCGGCAAGGTCGAGAAAGTCGGCATCGATGACGCCTGTGCGTTCATGTGCCACTTCGAGAACGGCTCGCTCGGCCTGTTCGAGTCGACCCGCTATGCCCGCGGCCACAAGGCGCTCTACACGTTCGAGATCAACGGCGCCGACGCGTCGCTCCGCTGGGACCTGCACGACCTGAACCGCCTGGAGATGTACGATCACTCCGACGAAGGTCCGCAGCGCGGTTGGAAGTCGATCCACGTCACCGACGGCGAACATCCCTACATGGATCACTGGTGGGTGCCGGGCCTGATCATCGGCTACGAACATAGCTTCGTCCACCAGGTCGCCGACTTCCTGAAAGCCCTGGAAGAAGGGAAGCCGTGCGAACCGACCTTCAAGAGCGCCCTGGAAACCGCCAAGGTCTGCGACGCCGTCCTGGAAAGCGGCAAGTCCCGCCAATGGGTCAACGTCTAACGGGCGAACCACCAGCAAACGAAACTAAAGGCTCGCCCCACAGCGAGCCTTTGGTCGTTTCTTGGAGGGGCGGAAGAAAAGCGGAAAACGGCAAAAGGCGTCTCCACTTAGGCTGGGTCAAAACCCAGCAGACCTCTAGACCGGCAAGGCCGAGGTCTTGTTCGCTTCGAGGAAGGTCGAGCGATACTCGCGCGGAGTCATCTGTTTGATCTTGCGGAAGCTGCGGTTGAAGCTGGAGAGGTTGTCGAAGCCTGACTTCAGGCTAACGTCCAGGATGCTGTCGCCGGTTTCCATCAGCAGGCGGCAAGCGATGCCGATCCGCAGTTCGCTGACGTACTGCGTCACGGTGCGGCCCGTCGCTCGCTTGAACATGCGGCTGAAGGAGGACGGGTTCATGTCGACCTCTTTGCAGATCGCGGCGTGCGACAGCTCGGGGTCTTCCAGATGTTCATTGATGTAGTTGCAGGCCTTGTCAATTCGCCAGTCCGACGCGTTGTCGAAGCCAGGCGTATAACCTTCGCTGGCCAGCACTTCGCCGCCATCTTCGGCCAACAGGTTCAAGCACTCCAGCAGCGAGATCAACTGCGTCAGCCCTTGCTCTTCGGGCATCCGTTTCATGATCTCGCCCACTTTGGCAGTCGTTTCGGGGCCGAAGAGGAGCCCGCGACGTGCCTTTTGCAGGGCCATGCGGACGTCGGTCAGTTCCGGCGCGTCGAAGAACGTGGCGCCGAGAAAGTCGATGCTGAACTGAATCACGTAGGCGATGTGCCGGTCGAACTTCTTGCCGACGAAGTCGTCCGATAGCCAGGTGTGCGGCAGGTTTTCGCCTGAGAGCACCAAATCGCCCGGCGTGTAACGGGCGACGTGATCGCCCACCAGCCTAGTCCCGGTGCCATAAGGGACAAAGGTAATTTCCAATTCCGGATGCCGGTGCCACTTGGCTGGCGTCTCTAAAGCGGAGCGCTCGAAGCAGCGGAAAGAATGTCCAGGTGGCGGAACGAGTTTTTCAAATGCGATCGTCACGGCACTGTCTACGCATGGGTTTGCGATTCTTGGGGCTCTCTTTTAGAATAGCCAGACTGGGCACCTCTGTACACGAGAACTTCCATTTTTCGGGAAATATCGCAATAAATCACCTGATATCACCGTATATCAGTCACGGATGCCAGCCTTGTATCCCCCAGACGGGGCGATGTCGATGACGGTTCTCCGCGGCGGCGCGAGCGACATTTCCCCCCGATGGCGCCAGAGCTGACCGGGCCGAATTCCGGCCACCGCATCGCCGGCGGCGACTCGGCCGGTTTCAAACAACGTGCAGGCGGCGTGGTAGAGCAGCGGCACAACCTGCTGGGCATCAATGCCGCGAAAGTGGCACTGCACATCGGGTAGGCCCAGCGTGCCCAGCCCGACGCTGTCGAGCAGCGCATCGTGCGAGTCGGCGCCGGCGCCATCTTCGTACTCGACCACCCGAAACTGGCGAATCTGAATCGCGCCCGGGGCGAGCCACGGATTGGCGTCGAGCGAATCGACCACCTCTAGGAACTCGGTCGGCGAAACGAACGAGCGGGACGCGGTCCAGTAGATCGCATCGCATGGCGCTGAGTGCAGAATGGCGGCGACCACTTGCTGGATCATCTGCAGGCGTCGCGCCGGCGGCAGATCGATCGCCCGCAGATCGGCGACGGTGATTTCGTACTTGCACTCGCTGACGATGGTGGGCGCTTCGGGCCAGTTCCAGGCCTGCTCCAGACCTTCGGTCCAGGCCTCGTCACAGGAAGCTTCGTCGAGCGGGGACGGCGTGGCGATCCACTGCGCTTTTTCGTAGGGAACGTCGCTGCGGACGAAGACGAGCAGCCCCTCTTTGCGGTCCCCATCCAGCGGCGCCATGTCGGGCGCGAACTGCTCTAGCCGCTGAAGAATCTGGGGTTTGCTGGCGGTCGGCCGGGCGCGATAGAGCAGACGAACGACATACGCTTTGGCGGCTTCCAACGAATTAAGTCCCGTAGACGTTTAGGGGTGCGAACTCCGGCCAAGCGGCCGAAGAGTCAGGCTGAGCGGCGCTGCCTGGGGTGTCGCTAATTGTAGACGAAACGTTTGCGCATCGCGACTTTCGCCGTCGAAATCTATGCAGGTTAGCGGCGTTGGGATTTGCGCCTTATTTCGAAAATATCAGGTGATATGGCTTCCGAAGTGAACGTATAATTGAAGATGCCCTGCCTGTGATCACTGTCGCCGCCGGCGCCGCGTCCCATGACCGCTCCGAACCAATTCAATATCCTGGGCTGGAGGATGGACGATGACAGAGCACACCACACGGTTAGATTTTCATGCGCTCACCATGGAGCATGACCTGCTCCACGATATCCACTGCGTTCTCTCGGCGGACGACAATGGACGACTTGGGCAGATCTCGTTGGCCGACAAGCTGAACCAGCTTTACGACCGTCTGTACGAGCACTTCCTGGCCGAAGAGGATGGCGGCTACATGAGCGACGTGCTGTTCCGGGCGCCGCACCTGGCCGACGAAGCGGCCCGCCTATCAGGCG from Blastopirellula retiformator encodes:
- a CDS encoding helix-turn-helix domain-containing protein, whose product is MGDHVARYTPGDLVLSGENLPHTWLSDDFVGKKFDRHIAYVIQFSIDFLGATFFDAPELTDVRMALQKARRGLLFGPETTAKVGEIMKRMPEEQGLTQLISLLECLNLLAEDGGEVLASEGYTPGFDNASDWRIDKACNYINEHLEDPELSHAAICKEVDMNPSSFSRMFKRATGRTVTQYVSELRIGIACRLLMETGDSILDVSLKSGFDNLSSFNRSFRKIKQMTPREYRSTFLEANKTSALPV
- a CDS encoding endonuclease/exonuclease/phosphatase family protein; translated protein: MSAESQNSLGVMSFNIRYGAANDGENRWDLRKPLVVNTIKRYDPDLLGTQECLPFQEAYLRENLPQYDCYAVSREGKGTKGEECAIFYRKSRFERLDQGSVALSETPQKIGSVSWDSSLPRIASWVKLRDKQSGRTFTYWNAHFDHRGATARTESAKLLVALMKAADDSGPVILTGDFNADAGSPPHKALSGYLKDAWDAANWKGSAWTFNGWSDRDSGARIDWIFHSPSFTASDTTIDRWKSDSGRYPSDHCPVTTTLTFGEK
- a CDS encoding cupin domain-containing protein — translated: MIENVVKGDSVAPILDRALDAGEGLLRLSPNWVPRSFLHPGKRIKLHPDDWYAYGAERGGIDERWFASTTDAANEGRVWYEGQSFALFEGQHFLLKEAVAELGDRLIGKEMFSKYNRWPIYSKFFDNMGPIPHHFHQSHKDAALVGQEGKPESYYFPPQLNNVDNNFAYTFMGLTPDTTKSQLRKCLEDWNKGDNGILYLSQAHRLKRGTGWLIPPGVLHAPGSLCTYEPQWGSDVFGMFQSLVEGREVPWSLLVKDMPEEKHQDLDFIMGQLDWEKNVDPNFKANNYLEPIIDESRSGQGYTDRWVVYGTVDGEQLFSSKELTVEPGAKCTLQDPGASGWITVQGSGRMGKLKLQTPAMIRFGAETEDEVFISHEAANAGVEIENTGSEPLVGLRYFGPHVHDNLPAVGDFRKS
- a CDS encoding DUF4261 domain-containing protein, which codes for MEAAKAYVVRLLYRARPTASKPQILQRLEQFAPDMAPLDGDRKEGLLVFVRSDVPYEKAQWIATPSPLDEASCDEAWTEGLEQAWNWPEAPTIVSECKYEITVADLRAIDLPPARRLQMIQQVVAAILHSAPCDAIYWTASRSFVSPTEFLEVVDSLDANPWLAPGAIQIRQFRVVEYEDGAGADSHDALLDSVGLGTLGLPDVQCHFRGIDAQQVVPLLYHAACTLFETGRVAAGDAVAGIRPGQLWRHRGEMSLAPPRRTVIDIAPSGGYKAGIRD
- a CDS encoding four helix bundle protein encodes the protein MNDEGVPSKRSFDLEERTARFGKAAIRFLRTIPENSVTRPLIQQAVRSATSVGANYCEADDAGSKKEFKYRISMCKRETRETKHWLRMLATADPERKEECRKIWQEAKELHLIFATIFRNC
- the tnpA gene encoding IS200/IS605 family transposase, whose protein sequence is MSRFRRLSHAIWHCQYHLVWVPKYRYRILSGPISHEVELCIRAFSERLGAEIVELNIQPDHVHLLAMVPPKVSISEFMGTLKGRTAIRVLNKFRHLKQKPYWGNHFWARGYCVDTVGLDAEKIRKYVKYQEAQEKRK
- a CDS encoding aldose 1-epimerase family protein translates to MTSMFWTLLDAENNLALETPEGEVATLAREPFGDVSIRKWTMLGGMSQGVDVVEVTSGHFRMRILPTRGMGVWDAHCDGVRIGWNSPVTSPVHPGLVPIAEPSGIGWLEGFNELLVRCGLQSNGAPEFDPQTHQLLYPLHGRIANKPAQKVTAEITDDGEIVIRGEVYETRVLAYNVKLTVEYRIGRGEKGFCLTDTITNLSAQSCEAQLLYHINLGAPLLAEGATAVLPAKKIVPRNDHSAGEIASWDRYRGPQAGFEEMVYFCENAAGSDGLTRTMLKSASGDRGVSVSYDATNLPCFSLWKNTAAEADGYVTGLEPATNFPNPRSFEGKQDRVVKLPPGGEVNFEIQLGFHEGAESVAEMEQSIRSAAPEPPQLLDGPHPLWCA
- a CDS encoding sugar phosphate isomerase/epimerase family protein; protein product: MSDATHAMPKLHNAMWPGLVGKEEGSDHPPISLDRMLELTAAAEVNGQKFEGIDCFLFHPHTDPDASEDELKALADKVASHGLKIGSLVAPVWPGTVGASAMGSTEDTEKFKLAIEKACRIAKIFNDHGVREYGVIRIDSATGTETWFEDPAGSTAKIAATFQEAGKIAAGYGERLAAEGEICWAGMHSWRDVLNLLEAVDMPQTVGFQADLAHTYLYLMGYNAPEHALLKDGYSEEEFYAAYKTMTDALRPWTIDFHVAQNDGTVHGTGAHDKTGRHCPADDPNGKLDITKCSGYWLEGAKDRGIKHICWDGCMFPNEMLEQSGTWNTILDAMVKVRGAHGWA
- a CDS encoding Gfo/Idh/MocA family protein, which encodes MSKKPLNIGLVGYGFMGRTHTNGYKRVADFFPELGITPVLKAVCGRSEDKTKAFSEQWGYESYETDFEKLIARDDIDAIDICTPNDTHAPISIAAAKAGKMILCEKPISRTTPEGEEMVAAVEQAGVANTVWYNYRRLPAVTLAKQIIDSGKLGKIFHYRANFLQDWTINADLPQGGAGLWRLDAAAAGSGVTGDLLAHCIDTAIWLNGGISDVTAMTETFIKERMHTGTGKVEKVGIDDACAFMCHFENGSLGLFESTRYARGHKALYTFEINGADASLRWDLHDLNRLEMYDHSDEGPQRGWKSIHVTDGEHPYMDHWWVPGLIIGYEHSFVHQVADFLKALEEGKPCEPTFKSALETAKVCDAVLESGKSRQWVNV